One genomic region from Capra hircus breed San Clemente chromosome 6, ASM170441v1, whole genome shotgun sequence encodes:
- the CXCL9 gene encoding C-X-C motif chemokine 9 isoform X2: MEITPTSKSCGIPAIRNGRCSCINTSQGMIHPKSIKDLKQFAPSPTCEKIEIIATMKNGAQVCLNPDLPEVKELIKEWEKQVNQKKKQRKGKKYKKTKKVPKVKRSQRPSQKKTT; the protein is encoded by the exons ATGGAGATAACACCTACTTCAAAATCTTGTG GAATCCCAGCAATAAGGAATGGACGCTGTTCCTGCATCAACACCAGCCAAGGGATGATCCACCCAAAATCCATAAAGGACCTTAAACAATTTGCTCCAAGCCCTACTTgtgagaaaattgaaatcat CGCTACAATGAAGAATGGGGCTCAAGTCTGCCTAAACCCAGATTTACCAGAAGTGAAAGAACTGATTAAAGAGTGGGAGAAACAG GtcaaccaaaagaaaaagcaaaggaaagggaaaaaatataaaaaaaccaAGAAAGTTCCAAAAGTTAAAAGATCTCAACGTCCTTCTCAAAAGAAGACTACATGA
- the CXCL9 gene encoding C-X-C motif chemokine 9 isoform X1 — protein MKKSAPLLLCIIFLTLTGVQGIPAIRNGRCSCINTSQGMIHPKSIKDLKQFAPSPTCEKIEIIATMKNGAQVCLNPDLPEVKELIKEWEKQVNQKKKQRKGKKYKKTKKVPKVKRSQRPSQKKTT, from the exons ATGAAGAAAAGTGCTCCTCTCCTTTTGTGTATCATCTTCCTGACTCTGACTGGAGTTCAAG GAATCCCAGCAATAAGGAATGGACGCTGTTCCTGCATCAACACCAGCCAAGGGATGATCCACCCAAAATCCATAAAGGACCTTAAACAATTTGCTCCAAGCCCTACTTgtgagaaaattgaaatcat CGCTACAATGAAGAATGGGGCTCAAGTCTGCCTAAACCCAGATTTACCAGAAGTGAAAGAACTGATTAAAGAGTGGGAGAAACAG GtcaaccaaaagaaaaagcaaaggaaagggaaaaaatataaaaaaaccaAGAAAGTTCCAAAAGTTAAAAGATCTCAACGTCCTTCTCAAAAGAAGACTACATGA